In Halorhodospira halophila, the DNA window AGGCATTGGCCCCGCCCAGGTGGCCGCCGAGCACCGCCACCGCGAAATGCGCCGAATCATCCACGCTGACCACCCCGGGGTCACGGGTCTTATCGACCAGATACGGGGCGAGCAGGCGCACACAGGCACCCACCGAGGCGAAGCAGATAACCTGTTCGAGGGGGGAGCGGAGACGCTCCCCCAGGGCCTCCGCGAGTGCCCCGGATGCCACCGGCGTGCAGCGCTCGCCGTGGTCGGCCAGCAGTGGCGCGACCCGCTCGGTGACCAGGATTTCCGCCCCGGGCCAGAGCACCGCCAGGCGCGCCGCACCGGCGGCACCGCCACGGCTGACCACCACCAGCAACAGCCCTGCACCCGCCTCGCTCAAACGCCCTCGCCTCCTCCGGAGGGCGCGCCGGAGCGGCCCTTGCAGACCATCAGCAGCGAGAGGTAATGAACCGTCTCGCCGCGCAGCCCGGTGATCTCCGTAACCACCCGCTCCTGCGGGGTGCCGACGCGCTCGACGAAGACGCTGGCGTCGCTCAACCCGCGCCGCTCGAGCAGCTCGATCAGCGGGTCGAGCAAGGGCTTGACCTTGAGCAGCACCAGCGTATCCACCTCCGGCAACAGTCGTTCCACGGTCTCCATCCCGTACCCCCCCGGGAGCACCGCCAGCGCGTCGCCCTGGCTGGCCAACGGCCAGCCGACGCGCGCCGGGGCCGCCAGGAAGGAGGCCACCCCCGGGATGGTCTCCACTCCGGCACCGGGCTCCTCGGCGAGCACGGTACGGGCCAGGTGCCCGAAGGTGGCGTAGGTCGAGGCATCGCCCTCGACCAGGAAGGCCACATCCCGCCCCTGCGCCAGGGTCGTGGCCACGGTCGTCGCCGCCCGCCCCCAGTGCAGCGCCAGCGTCCCCGGGTCGTGGGTCATCGGGAAGACCAGGGGCATGGCATCGTCCGGTGCCACCAGCCCGCCGCGCTCGACGATATCCAGCGCGTAGCTGCGCTGCCCTTGGGCCCGCACCGGATACGCCCAGCGCGCATCTCCCTGCAGGACCTGCCAGGCCCGGCGCGTGATCCATCCGGGATCCCCGGGGCCCAGCGAAACCCCGATCAACCTTCCCGAGGCTGTCGTCATGCTGTCTCCGTCTTGTTCGCCGTGAGTACCCAGACCGGGTTCTCCGCGCGGAAAGTGCGCATCCCGGCCAGCTCACCACTGCGGCTGGCCTGCAGCTGCACCGCCTCCCACTGCACGGTCCCCTGGGCCGCGGCGGCATCGAGCCGGGCCATGGCCTGTTGGAGATTCTCCAGGGTCACCACGTTGATCACCAGCCGCCCGCCCGGACGCAGTCGCTCCAGGCAGTGGTCGATCAACGTGCCCAGTGCTCCGCCGGAGCCACCGATGAACACCGCGTCCGGATCCGGCCATTGTTCCAGCCCCTGCGGAGCCCGGCCGTGATGGAGCGTGACATTCCCCGCCCGACGCCGGCGCCGATTCTCCTCGGCGATGGCGAGATCCTCGAGGCGGCGCTCCATGGCCCAGACATGCCCCCGCGGGCAGAGCCTCGCGGCCTCGAGGGCCACCGCCCCGGAACCGGTCCCGATATCCCAGACCCGGCTCTCGGCGGTCAGCGCCAGACTGGCCAGGGCAACCGCCCGGACCTCCCGCTTGGTGATCAGGCCGCGCTGCGGGCGACGCTGGGCAAACGATGCATCGGCCCCGGCGAATGGCCAGGCCAGTGCCGCCGTACGGCGCCGCACCAGCGCCACATGGGGCTGCGCATACCGGTGCGCCGCAGCGCTGCCGAGCGGCGCCGGCGGATGGAGCTGTTCATCCTCCCGCCCGATGCGCGCCACTACGGCCACCTCCAGTTCTTCATCGCTGTAGCCGACC includes these proteins:
- the cobI gene encoding precorrin-2 C(20)-methyltransferase, with the translated sequence MTTASGRLIGVSLGPGDPGWITRRAWQVLQGDARWAYPVRAQGQRSYALDIVERGGLVAPDDAMPLVFPMTHDPGTLALHWGRAATTVATTLAQGRDVAFLVEGDASTYATFGHLARTVLAEEPGAGVETIPGVASFLAAPARVGWPLASQGDALAVLPGGYGMETVERLLPEVDTLVLLKVKPLLDPLIELLERRGLSDASVFVERVGTPQERVVTEITGLRGETVHYLSLLMVCKGRSGAPSGGGEGV
- the cbiE gene encoding precorrin-6y C5,15-methyltransferase (decarboxylating) subunit CbiE, with amino-acid sequence MSPVCTIVGVLDDGPEALAPAAREAIAGADLLIGGRRVLETCAPLAPGAERRDLTGSVAQVPAWIEAAAAQRRHVVVLASGDPLCHGIGERVTASLGAARCRVLPAPSLVQLACARLGWPVAQTAIASVHGRAADDWSAQAASPEHPMSGVLRALDDHERVAVYTTGENGADWLARQLQAVGYSDEELEVAVVARIGREDEQLHPPAPLGSAAAHRYAQPHVALVRRRTAALAWPFAGADASFAQRRPQRGLITKREVRAVALASLALTAESRVWDIGTGSGAVALEAARLCPRGHVWAMERRLEDLAIAEENRRRRRAGNVTLHHGRAPQGLEQWPDPDAVFIGGSGGALGTLIDHCLERLRPGGRLVINVVTLENLQQAMARLDAAAAQGTVQWEAVQLQASRSGELAGMRTFRAENPVWVLTANKTETA